From the genome of Scytonema hofmannii PCC 7110, one region includes:
- a CDS encoding sugar kinase, whose amino-acid sequence MPINGLFIGLVTLDLIYLAESPPKNNQKIVAVDYTVAAGGPATNAAVTFGHLGDRATVLGIVGSHPMTQLIREDLANYKVGIIDLDSTTQNPPPVSSIIVTQSTGERAVISINAVKTQASGKSISLDVVQNVNIVLMDGHQMTVGIAIAQMAKIKNIPVVIDGGSWKPGFEELLPFVDYAICSANFHPPQCKSEEEVFAYLSQVGIPHIAITHGENPIQYRIDGKRGVLNVPSVRAVDTLGAGDIFHGAFCHYILRSSFTDALEQASHVASLSCQFFGTRRWMDINFDG is encoded by the coding sequence ATGCCCATTAACGGACTCTTCATTGGTTTAGTGACTCTGGATTTAATTTATCTTGCAGAGTCTCCCCCTAAGAATAACCAGAAAATTGTAGCAGTTGATTATACTGTGGCTGCAGGGGGACCTGCAACGAATGCTGCAGTCACTTTTGGTCATTTGGGCGATCGCGCAACTGTGTTGGGAATTGTAGGTTCTCACCCAATGACACAACTCATTAGAGAAGATTTGGCAAACTACAAAGTAGGAATCATCGATCTCGACTCTACTACCCAAAACCCACCACCTGTTTCTTCCATCATTGTTACCCAATCCACTGGTGAACGAGCAGTTATTTCCATCAACGCTGTCAAAACTCAGGCGTCTGGGAAATCTATTTCCTTAGATGTTGTACAAAATGTTAATATTGTGCTAATGGACGGGCATCAAATGACGGTTGGAATTGCGATCGCCCAAATGGCCAAAATCAAAAATATCCCTGTTGTCATTGATGGTGGTAGCTGGAAACCAGGATTTGAAGAACTCTTGCCTTTCGTAGATTACGCTATTTGTTCTGCTAATTTTCATCCTCCCCAATGTAAAAGTGAGGAAGAAGTTTTTGCCTATCTGAGTCAAGTTGGCATTCCCCACATTGCCATAACTCACGGAGAAAACCCCATTCAATACCGTATTGATGGTAAAAGAGGTGTTTTAAATGTGCCGAGTGTTCGGGCTGTTGACACACTGGGGGCTGGAGATATTTTTCACGGTGCGTTCTGTCATTATATTTTGCGGTCAAGTTTTACAGATGCACTTGAGCAAGCGTCTCATGTGGCTTCTTTGTCATGTCAGTTTTTTGGTACGCGTCGTTGGATGGACATCAATTTTGATGGCTGA
- the rsmI gene encoding 16S rRNA (cytidine(1402)-2'-O)-methyltransferase, giving the protein MQTGILYIVGTPIGNLEDMTFRAVRILQTVDLIAAEDTRHTGKLLQHFQVKTPQVSYHEHNRSSRVPELLEQLNHGKAIALVTDAGMPGISDPGYELVKVCVEAGIQVVPIPGVTAVITALSAAGLPTDKFVFEGFLPAKSQQRRSHLESLNTESRTLIFYESPHRLRESLKDLAEVFTHSRQIVIARELTKLYEEFWRGTIAEAITEYNQREPQGEYTLVVAGSPPTQIQFSEAELKAELEKLIRQGISRSQASRELAKLTSLTRRQLYQLALSLKDEV; this is encoded by the coding sequence ATGCAAACAGGAATACTTTACATTGTCGGCACGCCTATTGGCAACTTGGAAGATATGACATTCCGGGCGGTGAGGATTTTGCAGACTGTGGATTTGATTGCTGCAGAAGATACACGACATACTGGAAAGTTACTTCAACATTTCCAAGTCAAGACGCCTCAAGTGAGTTATCACGAGCACAATCGTAGCAGCCGTGTTCCGGAGTTACTGGAGCAACTGAATCATGGTAAAGCAATTGCCCTAGTGACTGATGCGGGAATGCCAGGAATTTCCGATCCTGGATATGAACTGGTTAAAGTTTGTGTTGAGGCTGGGATACAAGTTGTGCCAATTCCTGGTGTAACTGCAGTCATTACGGCGTTGAGTGCAGCTGGATTGCCAACGGATAAGTTTGTTTTTGAAGGGTTTTTGCCAGCTAAAAGTCAACAGAGGCGATCGCATCTTGAATCTCTTAACACAGAATCTCGTACACTCATTTTCTATGAGTCTCCCCATCGCTTGCGGGAAAGCCTCAAAGATTTGGCAGAAGTTTTCACTCACTCCCGCCAAATTGTTATTGCACGAGAGTTAACCAAGTTATATGAGGAATTTTGGCGGGGAACCATAGCAGAAGCAATAACTGAGTACAACCAACGCGAACCCCAAGGCGAGTATACCTTAGTTGTTGCCGGCAGCCCACCGACTCAAATACAGTTTTCAGAAGCAGAACTTAAAGCAGAATTGGAGAAGTTGATACGTCAAGGAATATCGCGAAGTCAAGCCAGCCGTGAATTAGCAAAACTGACTTCTCTTACACGACGTCAACTTTATCAATTGGCTCTTTCTCTAAAGGACGAAGTATGA
- the pth gene encoding aminoacyl-tRNA hydrolase, whose amino-acid sequence MTEAVAKKTLVIPQLVVGLGNPEPKYDQTRHNIGFAAIEALSRAWKIPLSENRKFQGDYGEGFAPNGDKIRLLKPLTYMNRSGQSIQAVTSWYKLPPEMVMVIYDDMDLPMGKIRLRLSGSAGGHNGMKSTIAHLGNQNFPRLRIGIGRPKGSATDDSGTISHVLGKFSVAENQIMSLVLQFIIECTEMCLKQGVEKAMNVCNSRSFDLPE is encoded by the coding sequence ATGACAGAAGCGGTTGCCAAAAAAACTCTTGTCATTCCCCAGCTTGTTGTGGGGTTGGGGAATCCAGAACCAAAATATGACCAGACGCGCCACAATATTGGCTTTGCTGCCATAGAAGCCCTATCTCGTGCGTGGAAAATTCCTTTATCAGAAAATCGTAAGTTTCAGGGAGACTACGGTGAAGGATTTGCCCCAAATGGAGACAAAATCCGCCTGCTGAAACCACTGACTTACATGAACCGTTCGGGACAGTCCATACAAGCCGTTACTAGTTGGTATAAATTACCACCAGAAATGGTTATGGTGATTTATGATGACATGGATTTACCGATGGGTAAAATTCGCTTGCGCTTGTCAGGTTCTGCTGGTGGACATAATGGGATGAAGAGTACCATCGCCCATCTTGGAAACCAAAACTTTCCTCGTTTGCGTATAGGTATAGGCAGACCAAAAGGTTCTGCCACTGATGATTCTGGTACAATTTCCCACGTCTTGGGAAAATTTTCTGTTGCTGAAAATCAAATTATGTCTCTTGTACTGCAGTTTATTATTGAATGTACGGAAATGTGCCTCAAGCAGGGAGTAGAAAAGGCAATGAATGTTTGTAATAGCCGTTCTTTCGATTTACCCGAGTAA
- a CDS encoding TatA/E family twin arginine-targeting protein translocase, producing MNVFGIGLPEMALIFIVALLIFGPKKLPEIGRSVGKAIRGFQDASKEFQNEFQKETVQLEEAVKTTAELEPKQIEAATKDEG from the coding sequence GTGAACGTATTTGGTATCGGTTTGCCAGAAATGGCTCTTATCTTTATCGTAGCGCTGTTGATTTTTGGTCCCAAGAAGTTACCAGAGATTGGTCGGAGTGTGGGAAAGGCGATTCGCGGTTTTCAAGATGCTTCTAAAGAGTTCCAAAACGAGTTTCAGAAGGAAACTGTACAGCTAGAAGAAGCTGTCAAGACAACAGCCGAACTCGAACCCAAACAAATAGAAGCAGCTACAAAGGATGAAGGCTAA
- the psbH gene encoding photosystem II reaction center phosphoprotein PsbH, with amino-acid sequence MAQRTRLGDILRPLNAEYGKVAPGWGTTPLMAVFIGLFFVFLLIILQLYNRSILVQDVNVDWRSLGR; translated from the coding sequence ATGGCACAAAGGACGCGGTTGGGAGATATCCTCAGACCTTTAAACGCTGAGTATGGTAAAGTGGCTCCAGGATGGGGTACTACCCCCCTAATGGCTGTTTTTATAGGACTATTTTTCGTATTTCTGCTGATTATTCTGCAGCTCTACAACAGGTCAATCTTGGTTCAAGACGTAAATGTCGATTGGCGGAGCCTCGGCAGATAA
- the psbN gene encoding photosystem II reaction center protein PsbN produces the protein MEPATVLSISVGAIVVVITALSIYTSFGPPSKELSDPFEDHED, from the coding sequence ATGGAACCCGCAACAGTTCTTAGCATTTCTGTCGGTGCGATCGTCGTCGTCATCACGGCGTTGTCCATTTACACCTCCTTTGGCCCTCCTAGCAAGGAATTGAGCGATCCGTTTGAAGATCACGAAGATTAA
- a CDS encoding bacteriocin: protein MSKIKIVDLLSGIQTDIKTETLQFEEIPDEDLKTVTGGRGIFNPDYVITDPGEIERFLQALSEQQKRQ, encoded by the coding sequence ATGTCCAAAATCAAAATTGTTGATTTGTTATCTGGTATTCAAACCGATATCAAAACCGAAACACTGCAATTTGAGGAAATTCCTGACGAGGATCTTAAAACAGTTACTGGTGGGCGGGGTATCTTTAACCCTGATTATGTTATTACTGACCCAGGAGAAATAGAAAGATTCTTGCAAGCGCTATCAGAACAACAAAAAAGACAGTAG
- a CDS encoding serine/threonine protein kinase has protein sequence MSLCINPICPQPNHPDNDENRFCQSCGSLMELQGHYRVMRLLSDKTGFGKIYEAYERDTPKILKVLKEKLSGDAKAVELFQQEVAVLGQLEHSGIPNEDSYFQYQTRDGLNLHCIVMEKIEGPNLEQWLRQQQNRPISQDQAIAWLKQLAEILGLVHGKQYLHRDIKPSNIMIRPDGQLVLIDFGTAREVTRTYLAKLHGSAGGVTAIMSSGYSPPEQLHGLAVTQSDFFALGRTFVFLLTGQNPITLYDAHHNVLHWRDRTVGISPLLLNCIDWLMAREVSQRPANAQEILKRLAAIEQQLGGSAVATVNVVGSLDTQQLSSPDTTTLPPQSNCVPPQKPSEKVPLLSLFAALLVVLGFLGIVALATRSPQFASIPNYGQVPERKGKVDYFPYEEGRDSQGRIAEFNVAVLSVEYKWLLGSDFQVKYNDQIINLDALKSNLEQEGIQRIMQNPTEIISVGTASCEGVVAAEERRALERSKQIQLLAKKIFSNTNSVKGYRLLNLGQFRRNDCQASQDLTAYQRSIIIIGVRKQSEGVLLDEALRDRLEKKPFADFKLEDYSLGSPEKFKTTPSNL, from the coding sequence ATGAGCCTGTGCATAAATCCCATCTGTCCTCAACCCAACCATCCAGATAATGATGAAAATCGCTTTTGTCAAAGCTGTGGTTCCCTAATGGAATTGCAGGGACACTATCGGGTAATGCGGCTTTTAAGCGATAAAACTGGTTTTGGTAAAATTTATGAGGCTTATGAACGGGACACGCCAAAAATTCTCAAGGTTCTTAAAGAGAAATTATCAGGGGACGCCAAAGCGGTGGAACTTTTTCAGCAAGAGGTGGCTGTATTGGGACAATTAGAACATTCTGGCATTCCCAATGAAGATAGCTACTTCCAGTATCAAACCAGAGACGGTTTGAATTTACACTGCATTGTGATGGAAAAGATTGAGGGTCCTAACTTAGAACAGTGGCTGAGACAACAGCAAAATAGACCCATTTCTCAAGACCAAGCCATAGCTTGGTTGAAACAATTAGCAGAGATTTTGGGGCTTGTGCATGGAAAGCAGTATCTGCACCGAGATATTAAGCCATCTAATATTATGATTCGACCGGATGGGCAATTGGTACTCATTGACTTTGGCACCGCTAGGGAGGTGACGAGAACTTACTTAGCAAAACTACATGGTAGTGCAGGCGGTGTCACAGCAATTATGTCTTCCGGTTATAGCCCTCCAGAACAATTGCATGGATTGGCTGTAACTCAATCAGATTTTTTTGCTTTGGGGCGCACTTTTGTATTTTTGCTGACAGGACAAAACCCAATAACATTGTACGATGCTCATCACAACGTATTGCATTGGCGCGATCGCACTGTTGGCATTTCACCACTCCTGTTAAATTGTATCGATTGGCTAATGGCAAGAGAAGTTAGTCAACGTCCAGCCAATGCTCAAGAAATCTTAAAACGCCTCGCTGCGATCGAACAACAGTTGGGTGGAAGTGCTGTCGCTACTGTCAATGTTGTGGGAAGTTTAGATACACAACAGTTGTCATCACCAGATACGACAACGTTACCGCCACAATCCAACTGTGTACCACCACAGAAGCCATCCGAAAAAGTGCCATTACTTTCTCTGTTTGCAGCCCTGCTAGTGGTCTTGGGCTTCCTTGGTATCGTTGCATTAGCAACACGGTCTCCACAATTTGCTTCGATTCCCAATTACGGACAAGTACCAGAAAGAAAAGGAAAAGTTGACTACTTCCCCTATGAAGAAGGTAGAGATAGCCAAGGTAGAATTGCTGAATTTAACGTAGCTGTTCTTTCAGTAGAATATAAATGGCTTTTGGGTAGTGATTTCCAAGTGAAATACAATGATCAAATCATTAATCTTGATGCTTTAAAATCCAATTTAGAGCAAGAAGGTATACAGAGAATTATGCAAAATCCTACAGAGATTATTTCTGTAGGAACAGCTTCATGTGAAGGAGTCGTAGCAGCTGAAGAACGTAGGGCGCTGGAGCGTTCAAAACAGATACAGCTTTTAGCTAAAAAAATATTTAGTAATACGAATAGTGTCAAAGGTTATCGCTTACTAAATTTAGGGCAATTTCGTCGAAACGACTGTCAGGCGAGCCAAGATTTAACCGCTTATCAAAGAAGCATTATTATCATTGGAGTGAGAAAACAATCAGAAGGTGTTCTTTTAGATGAAGCCCTTAGGGATAGGTTAGAGAAAAAACCATTTGCTGACTTCAAGTTAGAAGATTATTCTCTAGGTTCTCCAGAAAAATTTAAAACAACCCCCAGCAATTTATAG
- a CDS encoding alpha/beta fold hydrolase, with protein sequence MKPVRQTLSTPDMQLSYLEWNQGQEPLLLLHGLADHALVWCSLGDDLAADYHIIAPDMRGHGESSKPEKEYSFESAIADLEALMNKLGWSSAHIVGHSWSGKLAVIWARLNPQRVRSMVLIDPIFIWKIPSIFKVTFPLLYNSLSFLKGMGPFASYEEAEQKARQLYEFQGWSPLQQQVFKEGIEQKPDGSWGSKFTIAARNGIFEEVMRVPGFTIPIHTPTLFIQPEKGVNRKDWQLKPYKTYLKNLQISTVPGNHWPFLSQPEIFNQTVKAFLQDLEQCSSQ encoded by the coding sequence ATGAAGCCTGTACGTCAAACTTTGTCAACGCCGGATATGCAACTTTCTTACTTGGAATGGAACCAAGGCCAAGAACCATTACTGCTGTTACACGGTTTAGCCGACCATGCCTTAGTTTGGTGTAGCTTGGGAGATGACTTAGCAGCAGACTACCATATCATTGCGCCAGATATGCGCGGTCATGGGGAAAGTAGCAAACCCGAAAAAGAATACAGTTTTGAGAGTGCGATCGCGGACTTAGAAGCACTCATGAATAAACTAGGATGGTCATCTGCTCATATTGTAGGTCATTCTTGGTCGGGAAAACTGGCTGTGATTTGGGCAAGACTGAATCCCCAACGTGTCCGGAGCATGGTTTTAATAGACCCAATTTTTATCTGGAAAATCCCCAGTATTTTCAAAGTCACTTTTCCGCTTTTGTACAATTCTTTATCTTTTCTTAAAGGTATGGGACCGTTTGCTAGTTACGAAGAAGCAGAACAGAAAGCACGTCAGTTATATGAATTCCAAGGATGGAGTCCGCTACAACAGCAGGTTTTTAAAGAAGGTATAGAACAAAAACCTGATGGTAGCTGGGGTAGTAAATTTACCATCGCAGCCCGTAATGGAATTTTTGAAGAAGTGATGCGAGTTCCTGGTTTTACAATTCCAATTCACACTCCCACCCTGTTTATACAACCAGAAAAAGGAGTTAACCGCAAAGATTGGCAACTCAAACCCTACAAAACCTATCTGAAAAATTTACAGATAAGCACAGTTCCTGGTAATCATTGGCCATTTTTGAGTCAGCCTGAGATATTTAATCAAACTGTAAAAGCGTTTTTACAGGATTTAGAGCAATGTTCAAGTCAATAA
- a CDS encoding retroviral-like aspartic protease family protein — protein sequence MQIKDTNGMGKVFTTLTITNRADQIRAEDGTITPDRVRSITLRNVLVDTGATTLCLPPEVVAQLGLKLLREVDVATAMGIGKARIFQDAKISLGDREGTFECLELPGGSDALLGVIPLEALGLEIDLQNQTLKVLPISPSETYLTIL from the coding sequence ATGCAAATAAAAGATACAAACGGAATGGGTAAAGTCTTTACTACCTTGACTATAACCAATCGAGCCGACCAAATTCGTGCTGAAGATGGGACAATTACACCCGATCGAGTGCGCTCAATCACTCTGAGAAATGTGTTAGTGGATACAGGAGCCACAACCTTATGTTTACCACCAGAAGTAGTAGCCCAGTTAGGACTAAAGCTACTTCGAGAAGTTGATGTTGCAACTGCAATGGGCATTGGTAAAGCTAGAATTTTCCAAGATGCTAAAATATCTCTGGGCGATCGCGAAGGGACTTTTGAGTGTTTAGAGTTACCTGGAGGTTCAGATGCTTTGTTAGGTGTCATTCCTTTAGAAGCTTTGGGATTAGAAATTGACTTGCAAAATCAAACTTTGAAGGTGTTACCCATTAGCCCTTCAGAAACTTATCTCACAATTTTGTAA
- a CDS encoding ABC transporter ATP-binding protein encodes MKIRKKRNALRQSLAVFRYSGRAVSLVWTTNRLLTVILASLTLVAGLLPAAVAYIGKLIVDAVIETRNYANTHNNDFVNIYYPLIYVGLEAIAVALLAASQRGLTVCQSLLRMLLGQRVNVLILEKALSLELTQFEDSEFYDKMTNARREASVRPLSLVTRTFGLVQSALSLVTYGLLLINFSVWALLMLVVAAMPAFFSETKFAGEAFRLFSWRAPEARQQHYLETLLAREDFAKEVKLYQLGDMLLERYHSIFNRLFGEDRDLTLRRGLWGYLLSLLSTAAFYIAYAWIVVETVVGRISLGDMTMYLTVFRQGQSTFSGALTSIGGMYEDNLYLSNLYEFLEQGIPEPKGKAIKGLKSKDGIRFENVSFTYPGNLQPALKNISFHLKPGEKLAIVGENGSGKTTLIKLLTRLYTPDSGRILLDGLDLQEWNVNILRRRIGVIFQNFVRYQFTVGENIGVGDVDNIEDNTRWVTAAEKGMSLPFIEHLPDNFQTQLGKWFRKGHELSGGQWQKIALSRAFMRTQADILVLDEPTSAMDPQAEFEIFDRFRTLTIHQMVFLISHRFSTVRMADKIMVVEAGEIVEQGTHEELLKLGGRYATLFSLQAAGYQ; translated from the coding sequence ATGAAGATACGTAAAAAACGCAACGCTCTGCGCCAATCCCTTGCAGTCTTTCGATACAGTGGGCGAGCTGTAAGCTTAGTCTGGACGACTAACCGCTTGCTGACCGTTATTCTTGCGAGTTTAACTTTAGTCGCGGGTCTTTTACCAGCTGCTGTAGCCTATATCGGCAAGTTAATTGTTGATGCTGTCATAGAAACACGCAATTATGCAAACACACATAATAACGATTTTGTCAATATTTATTACCCATTAATATATGTCGGACTAGAGGCAATTGCTGTCGCTTTACTAGCAGCAAGCCAACGAGGTCTAACTGTTTGCCAATCGTTGCTCAGAATGCTTCTCGGTCAACGGGTAAACGTTCTTATCCTGGAAAAAGCTCTTTCACTAGAACTCACTCAATTTGAGGATTCAGAATTCTACGATAAAATGACCAATGCGAGGCGAGAAGCATCCGTTCGTCCTCTATCTCTTGTAACTCGCACCTTTGGCTTGGTACAAAGTGCGCTATCACTCGTCACTTACGGTCTTTTGTTAATCAATTTCTCAGTTTGGGCATTGCTGATGTTAGTTGTAGCAGCAATGCCAGCATTTTTTTCGGAAACCAAATTTGCGGGAGAAGCCTTTCGCCTCTTTAGCTGGCGTGCGCCAGAAGCCCGCCAACAGCATTATTTAGAAACACTTCTTGCTAGAGAAGACTTTGCTAAGGAAGTGAAGCTTTACCAGCTAGGAGATATGTTGCTCGAACGTTACCACAGTATCTTCAATCGACTCTTTGGAGAAGATCGCGACTTGACACTGCGGCGAGGACTGTGGGGCTACCTGCTCAGTTTGTTGAGTACTGCTGCTTTTTATATAGCTTATGCCTGGATTGTGGTGGAAACAGTTGTAGGCAGAATTTCTCTAGGAGATATGACAATGTATCTCACCGTTTTTCGTCAAGGACAATCAACATTTTCTGGTGCGCTCACCTCTATTGGAGGAATGTACGAAGATAACTTGTATCTTTCCAATCTCTATGAATTTTTAGAACAGGGAATACCAGAACCAAAAGGCAAAGCAATCAAAGGGCTGAAATCCAAAGATGGTATTCGTTTTGAGAACGTATCATTTACGTATCCAGGAAATTTGCAACCAGCGCTGAAAAATATTTCCTTCCATCTCAAACCAGGAGAAAAACTAGCCATTGTTGGTGAAAATGGTTCCGGTAAGACAACACTTATCAAACTTCTGACCAGACTTTATACTCCCGATTCCGGGAGAATCTTATTAGATGGTTTAGATTTGCAAGAGTGGAATGTGAATATATTGCGGCGGCGTATTGGGGTGATTTTTCAGAACTTTGTTCGTTACCAGTTTACAGTTGGTGAGAATATTGGTGTAGGAGATGTGGACAATATAGAAGATAACACTCGCTGGGTAACGGCTGCAGAAAAAGGTATGTCACTTCCTTTTATTGAACATTTGCCTGACAATTTTCAGACTCAGCTTGGTAAATGGTTTAGGAAGGGACACGAACTTTCTGGAGGACAGTGGCAAAAAATTGCCCTTTCCCGTGCTTTTATGCGAACTCAGGCAGATATTTTGGTTTTAGATGAACCAACTTCAGCTATGGACCCCCAAGCTGAGTTTGAGATTTTCGATCGCTTTCGCACTCTTACTATTCATCAGATGGTTTTTCTAATTTCTCACCGTTTTTCTACAGTACGAATGGCTGACAAAATTATGGTTGTTGAAGCAGGGGAAATTGTAGAACAAGGAACTCACGAGGAGTTGTTAAAATTGGGCGGACGCTACGCAACACTGTTTTCTTTGCAAGCTGCAGGGTATCAATAG